One window of the Marmota flaviventris isolate mMarFla1 chromosome 2, mMarFla1.hap1, whole genome shotgun sequence genome contains the following:
- the Rtel1 gene encoding regulator of telomere elongation helicase 1 isoform X1, producing MPKIVLNGVTVDFPFQPYQCQQEYMSKVLECLQKKVNGILESPTGTGKTLCLLCTTLAWREHLRDTISARKIAERVQGERFVGQDLSSWGNATAAEGDPIACYSDIPKIIYASRTHSQLTQVIGELRNTSYRPRVCVLGSREQLCIHPEVKKQESNHMQIHLCRKKVTSRSCHFYNNVDEKSLEQELATPILDIEDLVKSGSKHKVCPYYLSRNLKQQADIIFMPYNYLLDAKSRRAHGIDLKGTVVIFDEAHNVEKICEESASFDLTPRDVASGLDAIDQVLEEQTRVVQQGELCLELSADALGAGLHMELQDVAKLKMILLRLEGAIDAVQLPGDDSGVTKPGSYIFELFAEAQITFQTKDCILDSLDQIIQHLAGRSGALATTVGLQKLADIIQVVFSMDSAEGNPGSVVWPGFSQAYKVHIHPDTGYRRAAQRSVTWSASASKKQGKVLSYWCFSPGHSMHELTRQGVHALILTSGTLAPLSSFALEMQIPFPVCLENPHVIDRHQLWVGVIPKGPDGAQLSSAFDKRFSEECLSSLGKALGNITRVVPHGLLVFFPSYPVMEKSLEFWQARDLARKMEMLKPLFVEPRSKGSFSEVIDAYYKQVASPGSSGATFLAVCRGKASEGLDFSDTNGRGVVVTGLPYPPRMDPRVVLKMQFLDEMRSQSGAGGQFLSGQEWYRLQASRAVNQAIGRVIRHRHDYGAVFLCDHRFACADARAQLPSWVRPYLKVYNNFGHVIRDVAQFFRVAQKIMPTRAPLAAAPGVGGEEAIVSTARLPSTLLSARKATSLDVHVPSLRPGSTGLPSSGNPESSLCVEYEQEPVPAQRRPVGLLAALEHSEQRAEALADKAHLREEEVLGPTAPALQREKRLADMPRGGRRKIRLVSPQEEPTAGVQAGKAKLFMVAVKQALSQASFDTFTQALQDYKGSDNFEALAACLGSLFAKDPKKHTLLQGFYQFVRPHHKQQFEDICFQLTGQSCSCQPEHSLSHGQHAQSAQDHSEGQLCGLYSAPPGACSMCKSGSLLWTVEGDETWSPLASPVPALGTLSGPQEHISSGKREYEPKLTQSEGVSGQLDPGKHLNQGGPHLSARLSPAGALGSCPQVMSREEQRGQPAVSAYLADARKALGSAGCSQLLAALKAYKRDGDLNKVLAVLAALTTSKPEDFPLLQRFSMFVRPHHKQHFMQTCAELMGLPTTGTTLQSPQESFPELTLGAPQAGPSQVDKPGKTQSKISSFLRQGPVGSAVPKGTTTDQHQAS from the exons ATGCCCAAGATAGTCCTGAATGGTGTGACAGTGGATTTCCCCTTCCAGCCATACCAGTGCCAACAGGAGTACATGAGCAAGGTCTTGGAATGTCTACAGAAG AAAGTGAATGGCATCCTGGAGAGCCCTACAGGTACGGGGAAGACTCTTTGCCTGCTCTGCACCACACTAGCCTGGCGGGAGCACCTTCGGGATACCATCTCTGCCCGCAAGATTGCTGAGAGGGTGCAGGGGGAGCGATTCGTTGGTCAAGACTTGTCATCCTGGGGGAACGCTACTGCTGCTGAAGGAGATCCCATAG CTTGTTATTCAGACATCCCAAAGATCATCTATGCTTCCAGGACCCACTCGCAGCTCACACAGGTCATTGGCGAGCTTCGGAACACTTCCTACCG GCCCAGGGTATGCGTGCTGGGCTCCCGGGAGCAGTTGTGCATCCACCCCGAGGTGAAGAAGCAGGAGAGTAACCACATGCAG ATCCACTTGTGCCGCAAGAAGGTGACCAGTCGCTCCTGTCATTTCTATAACAATGTGGATG AGAAAAGCCTAGAGCAGGAGCTGGCCACCCCCATCCTGGACATTGAGGACCTGGTCAAGAGTGGGAGTAAGCACAA AGTGTGCCCGTACTACCTTTCCCGGAACCTGAAGCAACAAGCTGACATCATCTTTATGCCGTACAATTACCTGTTGGATGCCAAG AGTCGCAGGGCACATGGCATTGACCTGAAGGGGACCGTGGTGATCTTTGATGAAGCTCACAATgtg GAGAAGATATGTGAGGAGTCAGCCTCCTTTGACTTGACCCCCCGTGACGTGGCTTCGGGTTTGGATGCCATTGACCAGGTCCTGGAGGAGCAGACCAGGGTGGTGCAGCAGGGGGAGCTCTGCCTGGAGCTCAGCGCAGACGCCCTCGGTGCAG GGCTGCACATGGAGCTGCAGGACGTCGCCAAGCTCAAGA TGATCCTGCTTCGCCTGGAGGGTGCCATCGATGCTGTCCAGCTGCCTGGAGATGACAGTGGCGTCACCAAGCCGGGAAG TTACATCTTTGAGCTGTTTGCAGAAGCCCAGATAACATTTCAGACCAAGGACTGCATCCTGGACTCACTGGACCAGATCATCCAGCACCTGGCAGGGC GTTCTGGAGCACTGGCCACCACGGTGGGGTTGCAGAAGCTGGCAGACATCATCCAG GTCGTGTTCAGTATGGACTCTGCAGAGGGCAACCCTGGTTCCGTGGTATGGCCTGGGTTCTCACAGGCCTACAAG GTGCACATTCACCCTGACACAGGATACAGGAGGGCAGCTCAGCGGTCAGTCACCTGGAGCGCCAGTGCATCCAAAAAGCAAG GGAAGGTGCTGAGCTATTGGTGCTTCAGTCCCGGCCACAGCATGCATGAGCTGACCCGCCAGGGTGTCCACGCCCTCATCCTCACCAGCGGCACACTGGCCCCGCTTTCCTCCTTCGCCCTGGAGATGCAGAT CCCCTTCCCAGTTTGCCTGGAGAACCCACACGTCATCGACAGACACCAGCTCTGGGTGGGAGTTATTCCCAAAGGCCCGGACGGAGCCCAGCTGAGCTCCGCGTTTGATAAGCG GTTTTCTGAAGAGTGCTTGTCTTCCCTGGGGAAGGCTCTGG GAAACATCACCCGCGTGGTGCCCCATGGGCTCCTGGTCTTCTTCCCTTCCTACCCCGTCATGGAGAAAAGCCTGGAGTTCTGGCAG GCCCGAGACTTGGCCAGAAAGATGGAGATGCTCAAGCCTCTCTTTGTGGAGCCCAGAAGCAAAGGCAGTTTCTCAGAG GTCATCGATGCTTACTACAAGCAGGTCGCCTCCCCTGGGTCCAGTGGGGCCACCTTCCTTGCAGTATGTCGGGGCAAG GCCAGTGAGGGGCTGGATTTCTCAGACACCAATGGCCGAGGTGTGGTTGTCACGGGCCTCCCATACCCGCCACGCATGGACCCCCGGGTTGTTCTCAAGATGCAGTTCCTGGATGAGATGAGGAGCCAGAGTGGGGCTGGAGGCCAG TTCCTCTCTGGGCAGGAGTGGTACCGACTGCAGGCGTCCCGGGCTGTGAACCAGGCCATTGGGCGGGTCATCAGGCACCGCCATGACTATGGGGCTGTCTTCTTGTGCGACCACAG GTTCGCCTGTGCTGACGCCCGAGCCCAGCTGCCCTCCTGGGTGCGCCCCTACCTCAAGGTGTACAACAACTTTGGCCACGTTATTCGCGATGTGGCACAGTTCTTCCGTGTCGCTCAGAAAATT ATGCCTACACGGGCCCCACTGGCTGCAGCCCCAGGTGTGGGTGGGGAAGAAGCGATTGTCTCCACGGCCAGGTTGCCCAGCACCCTCCTCTCTGCCAGGAAAGCCACAAGTCTGGATGTGCATGTGCCCAGCCTGAGGCCCGGGTCCACAG GATTGCCATCCTCTGGGAACCCCGAGAGCAGCTTGTGCGTGGAGTATGAGCAGGAGCCTGTCCCAGCCCAGCGGAGGCCCGTGGGACTGCTGGCTGCCCTGGAGCACAGTGAGCAGAGGGCTGAGGCACTTGCAGATAAGGCCCACCTCAGGGAGGAAGAG GTACTCGGTCCCACTGCCCCAGCCCTCCAGCGTGAGAAGAGGCTGGCCGACATGccgagaggaggaaggaggaagatcaGGCTGGTCAGCCCG CAGGAGGAGCCAACAGCTGGTGTGCAGGCGGGCAAAGCCAAGCTGTTCATGGTGGCCGTGAAGCAGGCCCTGAGTCAAGCCAGCTTTGACACCTTCACCCAGGCCCTGCAGGACTACAAGGGCTCTGACAACTTCGAAGCCCTGGCAGCTTGCCTTGGGAGCCTCTTTGCTAAGGACCCCAAGAAGCACACCCTGCTCCAAG GGTTCTACCAGTTTGTGCGGCCTCACCACAAACAACAGTTTGAGGATATCTGCTTCCAGCTAACAGGCCAAAGCTGCAGCTGCCAGCCAGAGCACAGTCTTTCCCATGGGCAGCATGCACAGTCAGCCCAGGACCACAGTG AAGGGCAGCTGTGTGGGCTGTACTCAGCTCCCCCAGGTGCCTGCAGCATGTGCAAGTCAGGGTCACTGCTCTGGACTGTGGAGGGTGATGAGACCTGGTCTCCTCTGGCCAGTCCTGTTCCTGCCCTGGGGACCCTCTCAGGCCCTCAGGAGCATATTTCTTCAGGAAAGAGAGAATATGAGCCCAAGCTGACCCAGTCTGAGGGTGTATCCGGGCAGCTGGATCCTGGAAAGCACCTGAACCAGGGTGGGCCCCACCTGTCGGCCAGGCTGAGCCCTGCAG GAGCCCTGGGCAGCTGTCCGCAAGTCATGTCCAGAGAGGAACAGCGGGGCCAGCCTGCTGTGAGTGCTTACCTGGCAGATGCCCGCAAGGCCCTAGGGTCTGCAGGCTGCAGCCAGCTCCTGGCAGCACTGAAGGCATATAAACGTGATGGTGACCTCAACAAGGTTCTGGCTGTGCTAGCTGCGCTGACCACCTCAAAGCCTGAGGACTTCCCCCTGCTGCAGA GGTTCAGCATGTTCGTGCGTCCCCACCACAAACAGCACTTCATGCAGACCTGTGCAGAACTGATGGGCCTGCCCACCACGGGGACAACACTGCAGAGTCCTCAGGAGAGCTTCCCTGAGCTCACCCTTGGAGCACCTCAAGCAG GTCCCTCACAGGTGGATAAACCAGGGAAGACCCAGAGCAAGATCTCCTCTTTCCTTAGACAGGGGCCAGTGGGAAGTGCAGTGCCCAAGGGCACCACCACAGACCAACACCAGGCCTCCTGA
- the Rtel1 gene encoding regulator of telomere elongation helicase 1 isoform X7 yields MPKIVLNGVTVDFPFQPYQCQQEYMSKVLECLQKKVNGILESPTGTGKTLCLLCTTLAWREHLRDTISARKIAERVQGERFVGQDLSSWGNATAAEGDPIACYSDIPKIIYASRTHSQLTQVIGELRNTSYRPRVCVLGSREQLCIHPEVKKQESNHMQIHLCRKKVTSRSCHFYNNVDEKSLEQELATPILDIEDLVKSGSKHKVCPYYLSRNLKQQADIIFMPYNYLLDAKSRRAHGIDLKGTVVIFDEAHNVEKICEESASFDLTPRDVASGLDAIDQVLEEQTRVVQQGELCLELSADALGAGLHMELQDVAKLKMILLRLEGAIDAVQLPGDDSGVTKPGSYIFELFAEAQITFQTKDCILDSLDQIIQHLAGRSGALATTVGLQKLADIIQVVFSMDSAEGNPGSVVWPGFSQAYKVHIHPDTGYRRAAQRSVTWSASASKKQGKVLSYWCFSPGHSMHELTRQGVHALILTSGTLAPLSSFALEMQIPFPVCLENPHVIDRHQLWVGVIPKGPDGAQLSSAFDKRFSEECLSSLGKALGNITRVVPHGLLVFFPSYPVMEKSLEFWQARDLARKMEMLKPLFVEPRSKGSFSEVIDAYYKQVASPGSSGATFLAVCRGKASEGLDFSDTNGRGVVVTGLPYPPRMDPRVVLKMQFLDEMRSQSGAGGQFLSGQEWYRLQASRAVNQAIGRVIRHRHDYGAVFLCDHRFACADARAQLPSWVRPYLKVYNNFGHVIRDVAQFFRVAQKIMPTRAPLAAAPGVGGEEAIVSTARLPSTLLSARKATSLDVHVPSLRPGSTGLPSSGNPESSLCVEYEQEPVPAQRRPVGLLAALEHSEQRAEALADKAHLREEEVLGPTAPALQREKRLADMPRGGRRKIRLVSPQEEPTAGVQAGKAKLFMVAVKQALSQASFDTFTQALQDYKGSDNFEALAACLGSLFAKDPKKHTLLQGFYQFVRPHHKQQFEDICFQLTGQSCSCQPEHSLSHGQHAQSAQDHSVLFLPWGPSQALRSIFLQERENMSPS; encoded by the exons ATGCCCAAGATAGTCCTGAATGGTGTGACAGTGGATTTCCCCTTCCAGCCATACCAGTGCCAACAGGAGTACATGAGCAAGGTCTTGGAATGTCTACAGAAG AAAGTGAATGGCATCCTGGAGAGCCCTACAGGTACGGGGAAGACTCTTTGCCTGCTCTGCACCACACTAGCCTGGCGGGAGCACCTTCGGGATACCATCTCTGCCCGCAAGATTGCTGAGAGGGTGCAGGGGGAGCGATTCGTTGGTCAAGACTTGTCATCCTGGGGGAACGCTACTGCTGCTGAAGGAGATCCCATAG CTTGTTATTCAGACATCCCAAAGATCATCTATGCTTCCAGGACCCACTCGCAGCTCACACAGGTCATTGGCGAGCTTCGGAACACTTCCTACCG GCCCAGGGTATGCGTGCTGGGCTCCCGGGAGCAGTTGTGCATCCACCCCGAGGTGAAGAAGCAGGAGAGTAACCACATGCAG ATCCACTTGTGCCGCAAGAAGGTGACCAGTCGCTCCTGTCATTTCTATAACAATGTGGATG AGAAAAGCCTAGAGCAGGAGCTGGCCACCCCCATCCTGGACATTGAGGACCTGGTCAAGAGTGGGAGTAAGCACAA AGTGTGCCCGTACTACCTTTCCCGGAACCTGAAGCAACAAGCTGACATCATCTTTATGCCGTACAATTACCTGTTGGATGCCAAG AGTCGCAGGGCACATGGCATTGACCTGAAGGGGACCGTGGTGATCTTTGATGAAGCTCACAATgtg GAGAAGATATGTGAGGAGTCAGCCTCCTTTGACTTGACCCCCCGTGACGTGGCTTCGGGTTTGGATGCCATTGACCAGGTCCTGGAGGAGCAGACCAGGGTGGTGCAGCAGGGGGAGCTCTGCCTGGAGCTCAGCGCAGACGCCCTCGGTGCAG GGCTGCACATGGAGCTGCAGGACGTCGCCAAGCTCAAGA TGATCCTGCTTCGCCTGGAGGGTGCCATCGATGCTGTCCAGCTGCCTGGAGATGACAGTGGCGTCACCAAGCCGGGAAG TTACATCTTTGAGCTGTTTGCAGAAGCCCAGATAACATTTCAGACCAAGGACTGCATCCTGGACTCACTGGACCAGATCATCCAGCACCTGGCAGGGC GTTCTGGAGCACTGGCCACCACGGTGGGGTTGCAGAAGCTGGCAGACATCATCCAG GTCGTGTTCAGTATGGACTCTGCAGAGGGCAACCCTGGTTCCGTGGTATGGCCTGGGTTCTCACAGGCCTACAAG GTGCACATTCACCCTGACACAGGATACAGGAGGGCAGCTCAGCGGTCAGTCACCTGGAGCGCCAGTGCATCCAAAAAGCAAG GGAAGGTGCTGAGCTATTGGTGCTTCAGTCCCGGCCACAGCATGCATGAGCTGACCCGCCAGGGTGTCCACGCCCTCATCCTCACCAGCGGCACACTGGCCCCGCTTTCCTCCTTCGCCCTGGAGATGCAGAT CCCCTTCCCAGTTTGCCTGGAGAACCCACACGTCATCGACAGACACCAGCTCTGGGTGGGAGTTATTCCCAAAGGCCCGGACGGAGCCCAGCTGAGCTCCGCGTTTGATAAGCG GTTTTCTGAAGAGTGCTTGTCTTCCCTGGGGAAGGCTCTGG GAAACATCACCCGCGTGGTGCCCCATGGGCTCCTGGTCTTCTTCCCTTCCTACCCCGTCATGGAGAAAAGCCTGGAGTTCTGGCAG GCCCGAGACTTGGCCAGAAAGATGGAGATGCTCAAGCCTCTCTTTGTGGAGCCCAGAAGCAAAGGCAGTTTCTCAGAG GTCATCGATGCTTACTACAAGCAGGTCGCCTCCCCTGGGTCCAGTGGGGCCACCTTCCTTGCAGTATGTCGGGGCAAG GCCAGTGAGGGGCTGGATTTCTCAGACACCAATGGCCGAGGTGTGGTTGTCACGGGCCTCCCATACCCGCCACGCATGGACCCCCGGGTTGTTCTCAAGATGCAGTTCCTGGATGAGATGAGGAGCCAGAGTGGGGCTGGAGGCCAG TTCCTCTCTGGGCAGGAGTGGTACCGACTGCAGGCGTCCCGGGCTGTGAACCAGGCCATTGGGCGGGTCATCAGGCACCGCCATGACTATGGGGCTGTCTTCTTGTGCGACCACAG GTTCGCCTGTGCTGACGCCCGAGCCCAGCTGCCCTCCTGGGTGCGCCCCTACCTCAAGGTGTACAACAACTTTGGCCACGTTATTCGCGATGTGGCACAGTTCTTCCGTGTCGCTCAGAAAATT ATGCCTACACGGGCCCCACTGGCTGCAGCCCCAGGTGTGGGTGGGGAAGAAGCGATTGTCTCCACGGCCAGGTTGCCCAGCACCCTCCTCTCTGCCAGGAAAGCCACAAGTCTGGATGTGCATGTGCCCAGCCTGAGGCCCGGGTCCACAG GATTGCCATCCTCTGGGAACCCCGAGAGCAGCTTGTGCGTGGAGTATGAGCAGGAGCCTGTCCCAGCCCAGCGGAGGCCCGTGGGACTGCTGGCTGCCCTGGAGCACAGTGAGCAGAGGGCTGAGGCACTTGCAGATAAGGCCCACCTCAGGGAGGAAGAG GTACTCGGTCCCACTGCCCCAGCCCTCCAGCGTGAGAAGAGGCTGGCCGACATGccgagaggaggaaggaggaagatcaGGCTGGTCAGCCCG CAGGAGGAGCCAACAGCTGGTGTGCAGGCGGGCAAAGCCAAGCTGTTCATGGTGGCCGTGAAGCAGGCCCTGAGTCAAGCCAGCTTTGACACCTTCACCCAGGCCCTGCAGGACTACAAGGGCTCTGACAACTTCGAAGCCCTGGCAGCTTGCCTTGGGAGCCTCTTTGCTAAGGACCCCAAGAAGCACACCCTGCTCCAAG GGTTCTACCAGTTTGTGCGGCCTCACCACAAACAACAGTTTGAGGATATCTGCTTCCAGCTAACAGGCCAAAGCTGCAGCTGCCAGCCAGAGCACAGTCTTTCCCATGGGCAGCATGCACAGTCAGCCCAGGACCACAGTG TCCTGTTCCTGCCCTGGGGACCCTCTCAGGCCCTCAGGAGCATATTTCTTCAGGAAAGAGAGAATATGAGCCCAAGCTGA
- the Rtel1 gene encoding regulator of telomere elongation helicase 1 isoform X5: protein MPKIVLNGVTVDFPFQPYQCQQEYMSKVLECLQKKVNGILESPTGTGKTLCLLCTTLAWREHLRDTISARKIAERVQGERFVGQDLSSWGNATAAEGDPIACYSDIPKIIYASRTHSQLTQVIGELRNTSYRPRVCVLGSREQLCIHPEVKKQESNHMQIHLCRKKVTSRSCHFYNNVDEKSLEQELATPILDIEDLVKSGSKHKVCPYYLSRNLKQQADIIFMPYNYLLDAKSRRAHGIDLKGTVVIFDEAHNVEKICEESASFDLTPRDVASGLDAIDQVLEEQTRVVQQGELCLELSADALGAGLHMELQDVAKLKMILLRLEGAIDAVQLPGDDSGVTKPGSYIFELFAEAQITFQTKDCILDSLDQIIQHLAGRSGALATTVGLQKLADIIQVVFSMDSAEGNPGSVVWPGFSQAYKVHIHPDTGYRRAAQRSVTWSASASKKQGKVLSYWCFSPGHSMHELTRQGVHALILTSGTLAPLSSFALEMQIPFPVCLENPHVIDRHQLWVGVIPKGPDGAQLSSAFDKRFSEECLSSLGKALGNITRVVPHGLLVFFPSYPVMEKSLEFWQARDLARKMEMLKPLFVEPRSKGSFSEVIDAYYKQVASPGSSGATFLAVCRGKASEGLDFSDTNGRGVVVTGLPYPPRMDPRVVLKMQFLDEMRSQSGAGGQFLSGQEWYRLQASRAVNQAIGRVIRHRHDYGAVFLCDHRFACADARAQLPSWVRPYLKVYNNFGHVIRDVAQFFRVAQKIMPTRAPLAAAPGVGGEEAIVSTARLPSTLLSARKATSLDVHVPSLRPGSTGLPSSGNPESSLCVEYEQEPVPAQRRPVGLLAALEHSEQRAEALADKAHLREEEVLGPTAPALQREKRLADMPRGGRRKIRLVSPQEEPTAGVQAGKAKLFMVAVKQALSQASFDTFTQALQDYKGSDNFEALAACLGSLFAKDPKKHTLLQGFYQFVRPHHKQQFEDICFQLTGQSCSCQPEHSLSHGQHAQSAQDHSGFSMFVRPHHKQHFMQTCAELMGLPTTGTTLQSPQESFPELTLGAPQAGPSQVDKPGKTQSKISSFLRQGPVGSAVPKGTTTDQHQAS from the exons ATGCCCAAGATAGTCCTGAATGGTGTGACAGTGGATTTCCCCTTCCAGCCATACCAGTGCCAACAGGAGTACATGAGCAAGGTCTTGGAATGTCTACAGAAG AAAGTGAATGGCATCCTGGAGAGCCCTACAGGTACGGGGAAGACTCTTTGCCTGCTCTGCACCACACTAGCCTGGCGGGAGCACCTTCGGGATACCATCTCTGCCCGCAAGATTGCTGAGAGGGTGCAGGGGGAGCGATTCGTTGGTCAAGACTTGTCATCCTGGGGGAACGCTACTGCTGCTGAAGGAGATCCCATAG CTTGTTATTCAGACATCCCAAAGATCATCTATGCTTCCAGGACCCACTCGCAGCTCACACAGGTCATTGGCGAGCTTCGGAACACTTCCTACCG GCCCAGGGTATGCGTGCTGGGCTCCCGGGAGCAGTTGTGCATCCACCCCGAGGTGAAGAAGCAGGAGAGTAACCACATGCAG ATCCACTTGTGCCGCAAGAAGGTGACCAGTCGCTCCTGTCATTTCTATAACAATGTGGATG AGAAAAGCCTAGAGCAGGAGCTGGCCACCCCCATCCTGGACATTGAGGACCTGGTCAAGAGTGGGAGTAAGCACAA AGTGTGCCCGTACTACCTTTCCCGGAACCTGAAGCAACAAGCTGACATCATCTTTATGCCGTACAATTACCTGTTGGATGCCAAG AGTCGCAGGGCACATGGCATTGACCTGAAGGGGACCGTGGTGATCTTTGATGAAGCTCACAATgtg GAGAAGATATGTGAGGAGTCAGCCTCCTTTGACTTGACCCCCCGTGACGTGGCTTCGGGTTTGGATGCCATTGACCAGGTCCTGGAGGAGCAGACCAGGGTGGTGCAGCAGGGGGAGCTCTGCCTGGAGCTCAGCGCAGACGCCCTCGGTGCAG GGCTGCACATGGAGCTGCAGGACGTCGCCAAGCTCAAGA TGATCCTGCTTCGCCTGGAGGGTGCCATCGATGCTGTCCAGCTGCCTGGAGATGACAGTGGCGTCACCAAGCCGGGAAG TTACATCTTTGAGCTGTTTGCAGAAGCCCAGATAACATTTCAGACCAAGGACTGCATCCTGGACTCACTGGACCAGATCATCCAGCACCTGGCAGGGC GTTCTGGAGCACTGGCCACCACGGTGGGGTTGCAGAAGCTGGCAGACATCATCCAG GTCGTGTTCAGTATGGACTCTGCAGAGGGCAACCCTGGTTCCGTGGTATGGCCTGGGTTCTCACAGGCCTACAAG GTGCACATTCACCCTGACACAGGATACAGGAGGGCAGCTCAGCGGTCAGTCACCTGGAGCGCCAGTGCATCCAAAAAGCAAG GGAAGGTGCTGAGCTATTGGTGCTTCAGTCCCGGCCACAGCATGCATGAGCTGACCCGCCAGGGTGTCCACGCCCTCATCCTCACCAGCGGCACACTGGCCCCGCTTTCCTCCTTCGCCCTGGAGATGCAGAT CCCCTTCCCAGTTTGCCTGGAGAACCCACACGTCATCGACAGACACCAGCTCTGGGTGGGAGTTATTCCCAAAGGCCCGGACGGAGCCCAGCTGAGCTCCGCGTTTGATAAGCG GTTTTCTGAAGAGTGCTTGTCTTCCCTGGGGAAGGCTCTGG GAAACATCACCCGCGTGGTGCCCCATGGGCTCCTGGTCTTCTTCCCTTCCTACCCCGTCATGGAGAAAAGCCTGGAGTTCTGGCAG GCCCGAGACTTGGCCAGAAAGATGGAGATGCTCAAGCCTCTCTTTGTGGAGCCCAGAAGCAAAGGCAGTTTCTCAGAG GTCATCGATGCTTACTACAAGCAGGTCGCCTCCCCTGGGTCCAGTGGGGCCACCTTCCTTGCAGTATGTCGGGGCAAG GCCAGTGAGGGGCTGGATTTCTCAGACACCAATGGCCGAGGTGTGGTTGTCACGGGCCTCCCATACCCGCCACGCATGGACCCCCGGGTTGTTCTCAAGATGCAGTTCCTGGATGAGATGAGGAGCCAGAGTGGGGCTGGAGGCCAG TTCCTCTCTGGGCAGGAGTGGTACCGACTGCAGGCGTCCCGGGCTGTGAACCAGGCCATTGGGCGGGTCATCAGGCACCGCCATGACTATGGGGCTGTCTTCTTGTGCGACCACAG GTTCGCCTGTGCTGACGCCCGAGCCCAGCTGCCCTCCTGGGTGCGCCCCTACCTCAAGGTGTACAACAACTTTGGCCACGTTATTCGCGATGTGGCACAGTTCTTCCGTGTCGCTCAGAAAATT ATGCCTACACGGGCCCCACTGGCTGCAGCCCCAGGTGTGGGTGGGGAAGAAGCGATTGTCTCCACGGCCAGGTTGCCCAGCACCCTCCTCTCTGCCAGGAAAGCCACAAGTCTGGATGTGCATGTGCCCAGCCTGAGGCCCGGGTCCACAG GATTGCCATCCTCTGGGAACCCCGAGAGCAGCTTGTGCGTGGAGTATGAGCAGGAGCCTGTCCCAGCCCAGCGGAGGCCCGTGGGACTGCTGGCTGCCCTGGAGCACAGTGAGCAGAGGGCTGAGGCACTTGCAGATAAGGCCCACCTCAGGGAGGAAGAG GTACTCGGTCCCACTGCCCCAGCCCTCCAGCGTGAGAAGAGGCTGGCCGACATGccgagaggaggaaggaggaagatcaGGCTGGTCAGCCCG CAGGAGGAGCCAACAGCTGGTGTGCAGGCGGGCAAAGCCAAGCTGTTCATGGTGGCCGTGAAGCAGGCCCTGAGTCAAGCCAGCTTTGACACCTTCACCCAGGCCCTGCAGGACTACAAGGGCTCTGACAACTTCGAAGCCCTGGCAGCTTGCCTTGGGAGCCTCTTTGCTAAGGACCCCAAGAAGCACACCCTGCTCCAAG GGTTCTACCAGTTTGTGCGGCCTCACCACAAACAACAGTTTGAGGATATCTGCTTCCAGCTAACAGGCCAAAGCTGCAGCTGCCAGCCAGAGCACAGTCTTTCCCATGGGCAGCATGCACAGTCAGCCCAGGACCACAGTG GGTTCAGCATGTTCGTGCGTCCCCACCACAAACAGCACTTCATGCAGACCTGTGCAGAACTGATGGGCCTGCCCACCACGGGGACAACACTGCAGAGTCCTCAGGAGAGCTTCCCTGAGCTCACCCTTGGAGCACCTCAAGCAG GTCCCTCACAGGTGGATAAACCAGGGAAGACCCAGAGCAAGATCTCCTCTTTCCTTAGACAGGGGCCAGTGGGAAGTGCAGTGCCCAAGGGCACCACCACAGACCAACACCAGGCCTCCTGA